One Bremerella alba DNA segment encodes these proteins:
- a CDS encoding PVC-type heme-binding CxxCH protein yields the protein MIPRYILPALLTFWAGSLCLLLSIPCVAEERDYQDQLQPVLPKETPEALKSFQVADGFQIELAAAEPNVVDPVAMAFDADGRLFVIEMRGYSEDDGEILGRVRLLEDIDDDGTYEKSTVFADGFSWPTAICCTREGILVGAAPDIFWLKDSDGDGKADERRVVFTGFNKSNVQGLLNTFQWGLNNRIHGVTSSSGGNVQSVTDGDVAGKPIPLRGRDFSIDPLTMDIVAISGGGQHGMSMNSWGEKFTCSNSDHLQQIVFEDHYLARNPYLSVPSVRRSIAQDGPQAEVYRTSRVEAWRVIRTKLRAAKVVPGVVEGGGRPAGYFTGATGVTVFRGDAWPKQFQGLAIIGDVGSNLIHRKKLIDQGVVYQGKRIDEGEEFVSSSDIWFRPVQYANAPDGSLYVADMYREVIEHPKSLPPMIKKHLDLTNGRDRGRIYRIIGNNIQRRATPRLTQIPTDELVSFLDHPNAWHRETAARIIYERQDTSVLPLLETITTEASMPEGRIMAISALAGLQGLSSDVLRSAMQDEHPRVRQHAIRLSEPLLPTSLELQQHLTSITDDASVHVRFQLAFSAGYLPTENKVSVLKQLAISDGANPIFRVAIQSSLATSAGQLLAELATHGDAPKELLSSLARQIGKQQRPGDVATLTRLLSNLTSNHPELFELIVTHLDATPGSSLARQMANATQGESEAVIQRMVDQAKLTLSNRDTPIGARVGAIDVLPFGKFDAATFEELLEPSQPLVIQEAALQAMRRFKDPQVATLIVARWPSMAPGLRAKATHLLSSRATWVSVLLDAINEQTIRPADVDISQLAELKPILSAEQGQQIDLLLNRPSRSDRAEIIKTYRSTLTMDGNKDRGRKVFEKQCTACHQLNGEGYPIGPNLAAMKNRGAEAILVNILNPNAEVNPQYMNYICLTHDGRTVSGVITNETATSITLVQADNKSETILRIDIDQLQSTGVSLMPEGLEKVINPQAMSDLLNYISQSQ from the coding sequence ATGATACCACGTTATATCCTGCCAGCACTGCTTACTTTTTGGGCTGGCAGTCTCTGCCTACTTCTGTCGATTCCGTGCGTTGCAGAAGAACGTGACTATCAAGACCAATTGCAGCCGGTTCTCCCAAAGGAAACGCCGGAGGCCTTGAAGTCGTTTCAGGTTGCCGATGGCTTTCAAATCGAGTTGGCTGCCGCTGAACCAAACGTCGTTGACCCTGTCGCCATGGCATTCGATGCCGATGGTCGTTTATTTGTCATCGAGATGCGTGGCTATTCCGAAGACGACGGTGAAATCCTCGGTCGCGTGCGACTGCTCGAAGATATCGACGATGATGGCACTTACGAGAAGAGCACCGTTTTCGCCGATGGCTTTTCCTGGCCAACCGCCATCTGCTGCACTCGGGAGGGCATCTTGGTTGGTGCTGCACCCGATATCTTTTGGCTGAAAGATTCCGATGGTGATGGCAAGGCAGACGAGCGCCGCGTCGTCTTTACTGGCTTCAACAAATCTAACGTGCAAGGCTTGCTCAATACGTTTCAGTGGGGACTCAATAACCGCATTCACGGTGTCACAAGTTCAAGCGGAGGAAACGTACAAAGCGTTACCGATGGAGACGTAGCAGGCAAACCAATCCCTTTGCGCGGGAGAGATTTTTCGATCGATCCTCTCACCATGGATATCGTCGCGATAAGTGGCGGCGGACAACATGGCATGAGCATGAACAGTTGGGGAGAAAAGTTTACGTGCAGCAATAGCGACCATTTGCAACAGATCGTATTCGAAGATCACTATTTGGCCCGAAATCCATATTTAAGCGTACCATCGGTCCGGCGGAGTATTGCACAAGATGGCCCTCAGGCCGAAGTCTATCGAACAAGTCGTGTTGAAGCATGGCGAGTTATTCGAACAAAGCTTCGCGCTGCGAAAGTCGTCCCTGGTGTTGTCGAAGGAGGTGGGCGACCGGCCGGTTACTTCACCGGAGCTACCGGAGTAACCGTATTCCGCGGAGATGCGTGGCCAAAGCAATTTCAAGGCTTGGCCATCATAGGTGATGTTGGCAGTAACCTGATCCACCGTAAAAAGCTAATCGACCAAGGAGTTGTCTACCAAGGCAAGCGGATTGATGAAGGCGAGGAGTTTGTCTCTTCGAGCGACATCTGGTTTCGCCCGGTCCAATATGCGAACGCCCCGGATGGATCCCTCTATGTGGCGGACATGTACCGTGAAGTGATCGAACACCCCAAGTCTCTTCCGCCTATGATCAAGAAGCACCTTGACCTGACCAATGGTCGGGACCGGGGGCGAATCTACCGTATTATCGGCAACAACATTCAGCGACGCGCAACACCCCGATTAACGCAGATACCGACAGATGAATTGGTTTCGTTCCTCGACCATCCCAATGCGTGGCATCGTGAAACGGCTGCGCGGATTATCTATGAACGACAAGACACTAGCGTCTTGCCGCTGCTTGAAACAATCACCACCGAAGCATCCATGCCCGAGGGGCGCATAATGGCGATCTCGGCTCTAGCAGGGCTTCAGGGACTGTCGTCGGACGTATTGCGATCCGCCATGCAGGATGAACATCCTCGCGTTCGACAACATGCCATCCGTCTCTCAGAACCACTGCTCCCAACATCCCTTGAACTTCAGCAACACCTCACCAGCATTACGGACGATGCCAGTGTGCATGTTCGCTTCCAATTAGCATTTTCCGCAGGTTACCTTCCAACTGAAAACAAAGTCTCTGTGCTCAAGCAACTTGCCATTTCAGATGGAGCAAATCCCATTTTCCGCGTCGCCATACAAAGCTCACTAGCAACGAGTGCAGGCCAATTGCTGGCAGAGTTAGCAACGCACGGCGATGCTCCGAAGGAGTTGCTATCATCCCTCGCTCGCCAGATTGGCAAACAGCAGCGTCCCGGAGACGTTGCGACCCTTACCAGGTTGCTTTCAAATTTAACTAGCAATCACCCCGAATTATTTGAATTGATCGTGACTCATTTAGACGCGACTCCAGGCAGTTCGTTAGCTCGACAAATGGCCAATGCAACCCAAGGAGAATCCGAGGCAGTCATCCAGAGGATGGTCGATCAAGCCAAGCTCACATTGAGCAATCGGGACACCCCGATAGGAGCCCGTGTTGGGGCGATCGACGTGCTTCCATTTGGAAAATTTGATGCAGCCACCTTTGAAGAATTACTTGAGCCCTCCCAGCCGTTGGTAATCCAAGAGGCAGCACTGCAAGCGATGCGTCGATTCAAGGATCCTCAAGTAGCAACGCTGATCGTTGCTCGCTGGCCAAGCATGGCCCCTGGATTGCGAGCCAAGGCCACGCACCTTCTCAGCTCACGAGCAACCTGGGTTAGCGTTCTTCTTGATGCTATCAACGAGCAAACGATTCGGCCTGCCGATGTAGACATTTCTCAACTAGCCGAGTTGAAGCCAATCCTGTCTGCAGAACAAGGTCAACAAATCGACTTACTGTTGAATCGTCCATCGCGATCCGATCGAGCTGAAATCATTAAAACGTATCGTTCTACGCTTACCATGGATGGAAACAAAGACCGAGGCCGGAAGGTATTTGAAAAGCAATGTACGGCGTGCCATCAGTTGAATGGAGAAGGTTACCCCATCGGTCCTAATTTGGCGGCCATGAAGAACCGTGGGGCAGAAGCAATTCTTGTCAACATTTTAAATCCCAACGCGGAAGTCAATCCACAGTACATGAACTATATCTGCCTAACCCATGACGGTCGCACTGTTTCAGGGGTCATTACCAACGAAACGGCGACAAGTATTACACTTGTTCAGGCAGACAATAAGTCAGAGACAATTCTTCGGATTGATATCGACCAGCTACAAAGCACTGGCGTCTCGCTAATGCCGGAAGGGCTGGAAAAGGTGATCAACCCACAAGCCATGTCCGACCTGTTGAACTACATCTCACAGTCCCAATAA
- a CDS encoding glutamate decarboxylase, with protein sequence MSLHAKKAVREMLDDDIYASNDLSIQVPKYKFPTDESDPRHVYSIVHDELMLDGNSRQNLATFCQTWVEPEVHKLMDECIDKNMVDKDEYPQTAEIEARCVHMLADLWNSPHGADTVGCSTTGSSEAAMLGGMAMKRRWEAKRKKAGKPIDKPNLITGPVQICWHKFARYWDIELREIPLEGDRFIMTAEEVMKRCDENTIGVVPTLGVTFTCEFEPVQAVSEALDQYEKDTGIDIPIHVDGASGGFLAPFCAPDLVWDFRLSRVKSINSSGHKFGLAPLGAGWIIWREESDLPEELIFWVNYLGGNMRDIALNFSRPGGQIVCQYYNFLRLGKEGYRRIHTACYETAQYLAEEIAKLGPFEIIYGGGMNEGIPALCWRIREGVSPGFTLYDLADRLRARGWQVPAYSLPANRQDLAIQRILVRHGVSRDLAYLLLEDMKRSLEYFELHPIQSPLTEDEASGFHH encoded by the coding sequence ATGTCGCTACATGCCAAGAAGGCCGTACGAGAAATGCTGGACGATGACATCTATGCATCGAACGATCTGTCGATTCAGGTTCCCAAGTACAAATTTCCGACAGACGAAAGTGATCCGCGGCACGTCTATTCGATTGTTCACGACGAACTAATGCTCGATGGCAATTCGCGGCAAAACCTAGCAACTTTCTGTCAGACATGGGTCGAGCCTGAAGTCCATAAGCTCATGGATGAGTGCATCGACAAGAACATGGTTGATAAGGACGAGTATCCTCAAACGGCCGAGATCGAAGCACGCTGTGTTCACATGCTAGCCGATCTTTGGAACTCACCGCACGGGGCGGACACCGTTGGATGCTCGACGACAGGCTCAAGCGAGGCGGCCATGTTGGGCGGAATGGCAATGAAACGTCGTTGGGAAGCCAAGCGTAAGAAGGCCGGCAAGCCGATCGATAAACCTAATCTTATTACGGGGCCGGTGCAGATTTGCTGGCATAAGTTTGCTCGATACTGGGATATCGAGCTACGTGAAATTCCCTTGGAGGGAGATCGTTTCATCATGACCGCTGAAGAAGTCATGAAGCGTTGCGATGAAAATACGATTGGCGTTGTACCGACCCTCGGTGTGACATTTACCTGTGAGTTTGAGCCGGTCCAGGCGGTTTCGGAAGCTCTCGATCAATACGAGAAAGACACCGGGATCGACATTCCCATCCATGTCGATGGAGCAAGTGGTGGGTTTCTAGCTCCATTTTGTGCCCCTGACTTGGTTTGGGACTTCCGACTGTCGCGAGTGAAATCGATTAACAGTTCCGGGCACAAGTTCGGACTCGCTCCACTAGGTGCCGGCTGGATCATCTGGCGCGAGGAATCGGACCTGCCCGAGGAACTCATTTTTTGGGTCAACTATTTGGGTGGAAACATGCGTGACATCGCGCTTAATTTCTCGAGACCAGGTGGCCAGATCGTCTGCCAATACTACAACTTTTTGCGACTTGGCAAGGAAGGCTACCGACGCATTCATACGGCATGCTATGAGACCGCCCAGTATTTAGCGGAAGAGATTGCGAAGCTGGGGCCATTTGAGATTATCTACGGTGGCGGCATGAATGAAGGGATTCCCGCGTTGTGTTGGCGAATCCGTGAGGGAGTCAGCCCTGGATTCACGCTTTACGATCTGGCCGATCGACTACGTGCCCGAGGTTGGCAAGTCCCCGCGTATTCATTACCGGCGAATCGCCAAGATCTGGCGATTCAACGAATCTTAGTGCGTCACGGTGTTAGTCGCGATTTGGCGTACTTACTGCTGGAAGACATGAAGCGATCGCTGGAATACTTCGAGTTGCACCCCATCCAGTCGCCACTCACTGAAGACGAGGCGTCGGGATTCCATCATTGA
- a CDS encoding PSD1 and planctomycete cytochrome C domain-containing protein, with translation MWHRLYCTLPVVALLCVTASADEPVDFNRQIRPILSDRCFQCHGPDEEERYGGFRLDVREGAIQEADSGSIPIVPGRPDESELLLRVLTDDESMQMPPPKANKPHLSEQEASLLRTWIQQGALWSPHWSFVAPKRPELPAVEKSHQARNPIDQFILSRLQNEGLTLSAEADKRTLIRRVTLDLIGLPPTPEEIGEFLDDDSSDAYDKVVDRLLASPHYGERMAWPWLDAARYADTNGYQGDPERTMWPWRDWVINALNENMPFDQFTLDQLAGDQRPHATHAQVIASGFNRNHMHNGEGGRIAEETRVENVFDRTETTATVWLGLTYTCCRCHTHKFDPITHTDYFALYDFFNQTSEAGGIRGGAIPPAIAYVSGENRKKLNQYDQQIARLNKAILQDDTAADSAQARWEAEQQSAQPWIIPTLVHFQTSGRSKLVKLEDGSFRAEGARPDQDVITIVAQTDHQNLKSIRLEAIEDDVSSPAGSTGRADNGNAVLSEFEVFVRPLNGTDESEVQLTISSGKADHAQSGHPIEAAFDGQTTGGGGWATEGFRRKQSNTAIFNTSQPFGFDGGTEIRFVLRCESKYPAHTLARVRLSIGTWDGKEPVPLEAQQILRKTVETRSDKETNELRRLFRSKIYSGKTPNGDAYQGLSRQIQQAESDRTKLRESLDKTKVMVMDSLAKRRETRILEKGLYDKPVGDVITPGVPEALPSLLPTNAPLNRLDLAKWLVETDNPLTSRVIVNRYWQLFFGKGLVTTPEDFGTQGKLPTHPDLLDWLAVKFQSSGWDVKAMHRLIVTSGTYRQSALQTQHLRERDPENALLARQNRFRLPSWMIRDQALHVSGLASLELGGPPVKPYQPEGIWAEATFGKKKYKQDQGDAIYRRSLYVFWRRIVGPTMFFDVANRQTCSVQTATTNTPLHALTTLNDISYVEAARMLATRVIKEVEEPEDRIRRIYLYLMSRPPSEEELSIVRHRLKLLESEFNGDLAKARQLLTIGQSKPDSSISVVQLAAYTALCNALMNLDEVLNRP, from the coding sequence ATGTGGCATCGCCTATACTGCACACTGCCGGTGGTTGCGCTATTATGCGTGACGGCATCGGCTGATGAGCCTGTCGATTTCAATCGACAAATCCGACCCATTCTTTCGGATCGCTGTTTTCAGTGTCATGGTCCTGATGAAGAGGAACGCTATGGTGGCTTTCGGCTTGATGTCCGTGAAGGTGCAATCCAGGAGGCCGATTCGGGAAGTATTCCTATCGTTCCCGGTAGGCCTGACGAGAGCGAACTTCTATTACGTGTGTTGACCGACGACGAGTCGATGCAGATGCCCCCGCCGAAGGCGAATAAACCTCATCTGTCAGAACAAGAAGCAAGCCTCCTCAGGACATGGATTCAGCAAGGAGCTCTTTGGTCGCCCCATTGGTCTTTCGTTGCTCCGAAACGGCCAGAACTGCCGGCGGTTGAGAAATCGCATCAGGCTCGCAATCCCATCGATCAATTTATTCTGTCTCGGTTACAGAACGAAGGCTTAACTCTTTCAGCGGAAGCCGACAAACGAACGCTCATTCGGCGTGTAACACTCGATCTAATTGGCCTGCCACCCACGCCTGAGGAGATTGGGGAATTTCTCGATGATGACTCGTCGGATGCGTATGACAAAGTGGTCGACCGGCTTCTAGCCTCTCCTCACTACGGAGAACGAATGGCGTGGCCATGGCTCGATGCGGCCCGCTACGCCGACACCAATGGCTACCAGGGAGATCCCGAACGTACGATGTGGCCCTGGCGAGATTGGGTGATCAATGCTCTAAACGAAAACATGCCGTTCGATCAATTTACTCTCGATCAATTGGCAGGAGACCAAAGGCCCCACGCCACGCATGCCCAGGTAATTGCGTCCGGCTTTAATCGGAATCATATGCACAATGGCGAAGGGGGACGAATCGCTGAAGAGACTCGTGTTGAAAATGTATTTGATCGAACGGAAACGACGGCAACCGTATGGCTAGGTCTAACCTACACATGCTGTCGGTGTCACACCCATAAGTTCGACCCGATTACCCACACGGACTATTTCGCGCTTTATGATTTTTTCAATCAAACTTCAGAAGCGGGGGGAATTCGCGGTGGTGCGATTCCCCCGGCCATTGCCTACGTCAGTGGAGAAAATCGCAAAAAATTAAACCAGTACGATCAACAGATTGCCCGTTTGAACAAAGCGATTTTACAGGATGATACTGCCGCAGATTCGGCACAGGCAAGATGGGAAGCCGAGCAGCAGTCTGCACAGCCGTGGATAATACCCACCCTGGTTCATTTTCAGACAAGCGGAAGGTCGAAATTAGTCAAACTCGAAGATGGTTCGTTCAGGGCGGAAGGTGCTCGCCCCGATCAGGATGTTATTACGATTGTTGCTCAAACGGATCACCAAAACCTGAAATCAATTCGATTAGAGGCGATCGAGGATGATGTTTCTTCACCAGCTGGCAGTACCGGCAGAGCTGACAACGGTAATGCGGTACTAAGTGAGTTCGAGGTCTTCGTTAGACCATTGAACGGAACAGACGAAAGTGAAGTGCAATTAACGATTTCAAGTGGTAAGGCAGATCATGCCCAAAGCGGCCATCCGATTGAAGCCGCCTTCGATGGCCAAACGACCGGAGGAGGTGGTTGGGCGACAGAAGGTTTCCGCCGCAAGCAAAGCAACACGGCCATATTCAATACGAGTCAGCCTTTTGGATTCGACGGCGGCACTGAAATTCGCTTTGTGTTGCGCTGCGAGTCCAAGTACCCCGCACATACTTTGGCCCGTGTACGACTTTCCATCGGAACTTGGGATGGTAAGGAGCCGGTTCCGCTAGAGGCGCAGCAAATTCTTAGAAAAACTGTGGAGACGCGGTCGGACAAAGAGACGAACGAGCTTCGTCGGCTCTTTCGCAGCAAAATCTATTCGGGAAAGACTCCTAACGGAGATGCCTATCAGGGACTTTCTCGACAGATTCAACAAGCGGAATCAGATCGCACTAAGCTTCGAGAATCGCTCGACAAGACCAAAGTAATGGTCATGGATAGTTTGGCAAAGAGACGTGAAACGCGGATTCTTGAAAAAGGACTATATGACAAACCCGTCGGTGATGTGATCACCCCTGGTGTGCCTGAAGCCCTTCCGTCGCTGCTGCCAACCAATGCTCCGCTAAATCGCTTGGATTTGGCAAAGTGGTTGGTCGAAACTGATAATCCGTTAACGTCGCGTGTCATTGTAAACCGCTACTGGCAACTCTTCTTTGGAAAAGGTCTGGTGACGACGCCAGAAGACTTTGGTACGCAGGGTAAACTCCCTACTCATCCCGATTTACTTGACTGGCTGGCAGTAAAATTTCAATCGAGTGGATGGGACGTAAAGGCCATGCATCGTTTGATTGTTACCAGTGGAACCTATCGCCAAAGTGCCCTGCAAACGCAGCACCTGCGTGAACGCGATCCGGAGAATGCGCTTTTAGCAAGGCAGAACCGATTCCGTTTGCCATCGTGGATGATTCGCGATCAAGCACTGCACGTTAGTGGGTTGGCATCGCTCGAACTGGGTGGCCCACCGGTCAAGCCGTACCAACCTGAGGGAATATGGGCTGAAGCGACGTTTGGTAAAAAGAAATACAAGCAGGATCAAGGAGACGCAATTTACCGACGCAGTTTGTATGTGTTTTGGCGGCGCATCGTTGGTCCGACCATGTTTTTCGATGTGGCGAATCGGCAAACGTGTTCCGTGCAAACAGCGACCACCAATACACCATTGCACGCTTTGACTACGCTCAATGACATCTCCTACGTCGAAGCGGCACGAATGCTGGCCACCCGCGTCATCAAGGAAGTCGAAGAACCGGAAGATCGTATCCGTCGAATCTACTTATACCTGATGTCCCGGCCACCCAGCGAGGAAGAATTGAGTATCGTTCGTCACCGACTGAAGCTTCTGGAATCCGAATTTAATGGTGACCTGGCCAAGGCCAGGCAGCTTCTAACGATTGGACAGTCCAAGCCAGATAGTTCAATTTCCGTGGTACAGTTGGCGGCTTATACCGCGCTTTGTAATGCTCTTATGAACTTAGACGAGGTCCTCAATCGACCATGA
- a CDS encoding DUF1501 domain-containing protein, which translates to MSTHEISSPQKDHAIAITRRQLLGRTGIGLGSVALGSLLGSDSSAAVPRNGFTLPHFPPKVKRVIYLFQNGAPSHVDLFDYKPKLQEMHGTQIPDQVVGGKRFSTMTGGQSARPCLAPITKFAQRGKSRTWIAEDFLPRTAEIVDELCFLKSMHTTQVNHAPAITFFLTGAEMAGRPSMGAWLTYGLGSETQELPSYVVMTSRDKEASCGQIFYDFYWGSGFLPSKFQGVKFRGAGDPVLYLSNPSGISREMRRGLLDDLAQLNELAAERTGDPEIATRVAQYEMAYKMQASVPELTDFSKEPQYILDMYGPDVQRKGSYAYNCLMARRLAERGVRFIQLMHAGWDQHRNLNSQLKIQCNDTDAPSAALVKDLQQRGLLEDTLVIWGGEFGRTPFLQGAISETKTWGRDHHPYAFSLWMSGGGVKRGVSHGQSDEFGHNAVIDPVHVHDLQATILHLLGIDHERFTYRFQGRDFRLTDVHGHVIRDILA; encoded by the coding sequence ATGAGTACGCATGAAATATCTAGTCCTCAAAAAGATCATGCGATTGCGATAACACGCCGCCAATTGTTGGGCCGCACTGGAATTGGTCTTGGTAGCGTTGCGTTGGGCTCGCTGTTAGGTAGTGATTCGTCGGCCGCTGTACCCCGTAACGGATTCACTTTGCCACACTTTCCCCCAAAGGTGAAGCGGGTCATCTATCTGTTTCAGAATGGAGCACCGTCGCACGTCGACCTATTCGACTATAAGCCGAAGCTTCAGGAAATGCATGGTACGCAGATCCCTGACCAGGTCGTTGGTGGTAAGCGTTTCAGTACGATGACCGGCGGTCAGTCAGCTCGTCCTTGTCTCGCACCGATCACCAAGTTTGCTCAGCGGGGGAAGAGTAGAACCTGGATCGCTGAAGACTTTTTGCCACGCACGGCGGAAATTGTCGATGAGTTGTGCTTTTTGAAGTCGATGCACACGACCCAGGTAAATCATGCCCCGGCAATTACGTTTTTTCTTACGGGGGCCGAAATGGCTGGTCGTCCCAGCATGGGGGCATGGCTGACCTACGGGCTTGGTTCTGAGACCCAAGAGCTTCCCTCGTATGTGGTGATGACCAGCCGAGACAAAGAGGCCTCGTGTGGACAGATCTTCTATGACTTCTATTGGGGAAGCGGCTTTTTGCCCAGCAAATTTCAAGGCGTGAAGTTTCGTGGGGCGGGCGATCCGGTGCTTTACCTCTCGAATCCAAGTGGAATTAGTCGGGAAATGCGCCGCGGACTGTTGGATGACCTGGCTCAATTAAACGAGCTTGCTGCGGAAAGGACAGGTGATCCAGAGATTGCCACACGTGTGGCTCAGTATGAAATGGCCTACAAGATGCAGGCTTCGGTTCCTGAATTAACTGACTTTTCCAAAGAGCCGCAATACATCCTAGACATGTATGGACCGGATGTGCAGCGGAAAGGGTCTTACGCGTACAACTGCCTAATGGCACGGAGACTTGCCGAGCGTGGTGTCCGCTTTATTCAATTGATGCATGCAGGCTGGGATCAGCACCGCAATCTCAACTCGCAGTTGAAGATCCAATGTAACGATACCGACGCCCCAAGTGCGGCTCTTGTTAAAGATCTTCAACAGCGAGGTCTCCTTGAAGATACGCTGGTCATTTGGGGCGGAGAATTCGGTAGGACGCCGTTTCTACAAGGCGCGATATCGGAAACGAAAACCTGGGGACGTGACCATCATCCTTACGCCTTCTCGCTATGGATGTCCGGCGGTGGTGTTAAGCGAGGGGTTTCTCATGGCCAGTCCGATGAATTCGGTCACAATGCTGTGATAGACCCGGTGCATGTGCATGACCTGCAGGCGACGATATTACATCTATTAGGCATCGATCACGAGCGGTTTACGTATCGCTTCCAAGGCCGCGATTTCCGACTGACGGATGTTCATGGGCACGTGATCAGGGATATTCTAGCATAG